TCGCTATTTGCTCACGCAGAAGCGCGGCAATGCCTGGCGCTCCACCAAAGACACGGCGATGATCATCTTCGCGCTGGTCGATTATCTCGAAAAGAGCAGGGAGCTTGATCCGAATTACAAAGTGAAAATCTATCTCAACGACAAGCTCGTCTTCGAGAAGCAAATGACGAAGAACGAGGCGCTGATGCCGGAGCAGTCGATCCGCCTCAATGGCGGTAACTTGCGCCTCGGCGACAATCGCGTTCGCATCGAGAAGAACGGCGCCGGCAAATTCTACAGCACGTTTCGCAGCGTTTATTACGCCGCCGGTGAGAATCTGAAAGCGAGCACCACCGGCTTCGGCGTGAGACGCGAATATTACAAGCTCTCGCGCCAGCAAACTGCCGGTGGCATTCAATATGCCAAAACGCCTTTCACCGGCACGCTGCGCTCCGGCGATGTGGTGCTGGTTAAAGTTACGGTCACTTCGAGCACGGATTACGAGTATTTCATGTTGGAGGATCCACTGCCGGCAGGTGCCGAGGTGATCAAAGACGAAAGCGGATACAATATCATCGGCGAATCGGCCTATCGCAGCCCGCGCGAGCAGGAAGACGAGAGCGAGGGAGGCAGCGGCTATTGGTACGCCGCCAAAGAAATCCGCGACGAAAAGGTGGCGTTCTTCGCCACGCGCTTGCCGGCCGGCCGGCACGAGTTTATGTATCTGTTCCGCGCCCAAATCCCCGGCGATTATCACGTGATGCCGGCAATTGCCAATTTGATGTACTATCCAGAGTACCAGGGGAATGGTAACGAGGCGAGGGTGAGGATTGTCGAATAAAGTTGCTCGATGCTCGTTTTGTTAGAAATTGACATTACTTAAGCGCAGAGGCATTGTCTTGATCATATCAAGCGCAACGAAACTCTTTATTCCAATGAGGGCGAATCGAAGGGGATGAGAAAAATTGCCATATCGTATTGAATACTCACCCGAGGCTGAGGATCAAATCCGCGCACGAACGGCGCGCCAACGGGCGATTATTTTGAATACGATGGACAAGCAGTTGCTTTGCCAAACGACTGTCGAAGACGACGACAAAAATCTTGACTTTCGCGGCGTAGTTTGATATATTTTAAAAACGGATTGAATTTGCCGAAGTGGTGAAACTGGTAGACGCGCTGCGTTCAGGGCGCAGTGGGCGTACGCCCGTGGGGGTTCGAGTCCCCCCTTCGGCACCAAACGCCAGAATGATTCGATTCTGGCGTTGTTGTTTTATGATGTCAACATCACGTTATGCGAAATTCTGAAAACAAACCAATCGCCTACAACCGCAAGGCCCGGCATCATTATGAGATTTTGGAAAAATATGAAACGGGCATCGTGCTGGTCGGCACAGAGGTGAAAAGCCTGCGCGACGGCCGGGCGAATTTTAAAGACTCGTATGCGGCGGTGCGAAATAATGAAGTCTGGCTGTACGGCATGCACATCAGCCCGTATGCGCACGGCAACATCAACAACCACAATCCCGAGCGTGACCGCAAGCTGTTGCTGCATCGCAACGAGATTCGCCGGTTGATCGGCAAGACCAAAGAAACCGGATTGACGCTCGTGCCGCTGCAGCTTTATTTCAAAAACGGCAAAGTCAAGGTCGAGCTGGCGCTGGCGAAAGGCAAGAAGCAATACGATAAACGCGAGGCGATTGCGAAGCGCGAGGCCGAACGCGAGACGAAACGCGTTTTCAGGGCGCGGCGCGCAGCGTATTGAAACTTGCAGCGAAAAGAGCACTGCACCGAAAAAATTTTTTAAGATAAACATGACCAACGTTTACGACGAGCTTCTGCAGCGCGGTTTCATTCAACAGGTTTCCAACGAGGCAGCGCTGCGTGAAAAACTTTCCAAAGAGAAAATCACCTGCTATATCGGCTTCGATCCCACCGCCGACAGCTTGCACGCCGGCAGCTTGGTGCCGATGATGGCGCTCGCCCACATGCAGCGTTTCGGCCACCGGCCGATCGCGATTTTGGGCGGCGGCACCTCCATGATCGGCGACCCGAGCGGCAAAACCGAAATGCGGA
This DNA window, taken from candidate division KSB1 bacterium, encodes the following:
- the smpB gene encoding SsrA-binding protein SmpB, producing MRNSENKPIAYNRKARHHYEILEKYETGIVLVGTEVKSLRDGRANFKDSYAAVRNNEVWLYGMHISPYAHGNINNHNPERDRKLLLHRNEIRRLIGKTKETGLTLVPLQLYFKNGKVKVELALAKGKKQYDKREAIAKREAERETKRVFRARRAAY